In Nostoc sp. UHCC 0926, a single genomic region encodes these proteins:
- the ispE gene encoding 4-(cytidine 5'-diphospho)-2-C-methyl-D-erythritol kinase, protein MRSYSLIAPAKINLYLEIIGNRLDGYHELAMILQSIGLADQIDLRSISTDSIRVHCNHPQVPTDKSNLAYRAAELMARQFPEAFAKYGGVEITVNKQIPVAAGLAGGSTNAAGVLVGINLLWKLGLTQSELEELGGTLGSDVPFCVAGGTAIATGRGEQLSPLPSLDNIYVVLGKYRSLEVSTAWAYKTYREQFGNSYIRDSDNLVARANAVHSGTIVKAVLDKDVGEIAQKLHNDLERVVLPAYPQVLQLREVFANKEGVLGTMMSGSGPTVFALFESQQQAELVLLQVREAILDQDLELFVTRTITHGIKVASSV, encoded by the coding sequence ATGCGTTCCTACAGCCTAATTGCTCCTGCCAAAATCAACTTGTATCTGGAAATCATTGGCAATCGTCTTGATGGCTATCATGAGTTAGCTATGATACTTCAAAGTATCGGACTTGCAGACCAAATTGATCTGCGATCCATCAGCACTGACAGCATCCGTGTTCACTGCAACCACCCACAAGTACCGACAGATAAAAGTAATCTGGCATACCGAGCAGCAGAATTAATGGCAAGGCAATTTCCCGAAGCCTTTGCTAAATATGGGGGTGTGGAGATTACCGTCAATAAGCAGATTCCTGTAGCTGCTGGGTTGGCTGGGGGTTCGACGAATGCAGCAGGTGTGTTGGTAGGGATAAATTTACTGTGGAAATTGGGATTAACTCAGTCAGAATTAGAGGAGTTGGGAGGCACACTTGGTTCAGATGTACCATTTTGTGTAGCGGGTGGAACTGCGATCGCAACAGGTAGGGGTGAGCAACTTTCTCCCCTGCCGAGTTTAGATAATATATATGTAGTATTGGGGAAATACCGCAGTTTGGAAGTTTCCACGGCTTGGGCATACAAAACCTATCGAGAGCAGTTTGGTAATTCTTATATTAGAGATAGCGATAACTTGGTAGCGCGTGCTAATGCAGTTCATTCAGGAACAATAGTAAAAGCTGTCCTGGATAAAGATGTGGGAGAAATTGCCCAAAAACTGCACAATGATTTAGAGCGCGTGGTATTGCCAGCCTATCCCCAAGTCTTGCAACTGCGAGAAGTATTCGCAAATAAAGAAGGCGTTTTAGGAACAATGATGTCTGGTTCTGGGCCAACAGTATTTGCTCTTTTTGAGTCTCAACAGCAGGCAGAACTAGTTTTGCTGCAAGTAAGGGAAGCAATTCTTGATCAGGACTTAGAATTGTTTGTAACTCGAACAATCACACATGGTATTAAAGTAGCATCGTCTGTTTAA
- a CDS encoding peptidylprolyl isomerase, with protein sequence MTEAIQIGNRTITASELISLLASYQMLPQLQRELILDEAIDQSSRSANVAICTPEEVAQAKQQFYAEKQFKNEQDIQAWMTHQGVTPEQLEVIITRKLKIEKFKQATWGNKLESYFFQSKAKLDKVIYSLLRTQDVGIAQELYFRIQAKENSFADLAREYSLGPEAQTGGLVGPIELNALHPVMVQMLSSSQPGQILPPTRIADWFVILRLEKFIPAQLDEVMKVRLLNELFETWLQEQQKQIMSAPRGEGGTERQGEGHNPLT encoded by the coding sequence ATGACTGAAGCGATCCAAATCGGTAATCGTACAATCACAGCTAGTGAACTGATTTCCTTACTGGCAAGTTACCAAATGCTGCCACAGTTGCAGCGGGAATTAATCCTTGATGAAGCGATAGATCAAAGCTCACGCTCCGCGAACGTAGCAATATGTACACCTGAGGAAGTAGCCCAAGCTAAACAGCAGTTTTACGCCGAAAAACAATTCAAAAATGAACAAGACATTCAGGCTTGGATGACACATCAAGGTGTGACTCCCGAACAACTAGAAGTTATTATCACTCGTAAGCTTAAAATTGAAAAATTCAAGCAAGCCACTTGGGGTAATAAACTGGAATCCTACTTTTTTCAGTCCAAGGCAAAACTGGACAAAGTAATTTATTCTCTACTGCGAACCCAAGATGTGGGAATTGCCCAAGAACTTTACTTTCGGATTCAGGCAAAAGAAAACTCTTTTGCTGATTTGGCGCGGGAATACTCACTCGGACCAGAAGCCCAAACTGGTGGCTTAGTGGGTCCGATTGAACTGAATGCATTACATCCGGTAATGGTGCAAATGCTTTCTAGCAGTCAACCAGGTCAGATATTGCCCCCTACCCGCATCGCTGACTGGTTCGTGATTTTACGGCTGGAAAAATTTATCCCCGCACAACTAGATGAAGTCATGAAGGTACGCCTGTTAAATGAACTCTTTGAAACCTGGCTACAAGAACAGCAAAAGCAAATCATGTCTGCACCACGAGGGGAGGGGGGCACGGAACGACAGGGAGAGGGTCATAACCCTTTAACCTAA
- a CDS encoding DUF3082 domain-containing protein — protein MSEQNLTPQTDTKIQSATSPLRCLTGAVISGGMGYAVYSLMIAIATNFATKPIHSINPLVVKISSAVRTLVVGVVALGSGIFGIVAIGLLALGVQLLVQEFTKQKSSENQ, from the coding sequence ATGAGTGAGCAAAATTTAACACCACAAACGGATACCAAAATACAGTCGGCAACGAGTCCCTTACGCTGTTTAACTGGGGCGGTGATTTCTGGAGGAATGGGATATGCAGTGTATTCACTGATGATTGCGATCGCCACAAATTTCGCTACTAAACCGATCCATTCAATTAATCCATTGGTGGTGAAGATTTCTTCTGCTGTTCGGACTCTGGTTGTTGGTGTAGTTGCTTTAGGAAGCGGGATTTTTGGTATAGTAGCAATTGGTTTGTTGGCTTTGGGTGTGCAATTATTAGTGCAGGAGTTCACCAAGCAAAAAAGTAGTGAAAACCAGTAA
- a CDS encoding sporulation/spore germination protein, giving the protein MNTTKRYFLPFIFVAMVVSLSSCSSNPTAGNVDSGTPSPTPTLTNSLSSQTPSQIPSVAQLREKSSNQESPKENTPSSPTSKAATSKTTKVTLYTSDTQCQKLIPEKVSVPAEEPVKNVVGKILEKRDTSDFSLSGYRVNIKNGIATVDLRISPESKRQITSLSSCEQFALFGSLRKTLTSNAQWNIKEVRFTERGEDIVL; this is encoded by the coding sequence ATGAACACAACCAAGAGATATTTTTTACCTTTTATTTTTGTGGCAATGGTTGTCAGCCTCAGCAGTTGTAGTTCTAACCCCACAGCTGGTAATGTTGATAGCGGAACACCATCCCCTACCCCAACACTGACGAATAGCTTATCGTCTCAGACTCCCAGCCAAATTCCTAGCGTAGCTCAGTTGAGAGAAAAATCTTCCAATCAAGAATCTCCTAAGGAAAATACGCCTTCCTCACCAACTTCTAAAGCTGCTACTAGCAAAACTACCAAAGTCACACTATACACAAGTGATACTCAATGCCAAAAACTAATTCCAGAAAAGGTTTCAGTACCAGCCGAGGAACCAGTGAAAAATGTAGTGGGTAAAATCTTAGAAAAACGAGATACAAGCGACTTTAGCTTGTCTGGGTATCGTGTCAATATCAAAAATGGCATTGCTACAGTTGATTTGCGAATATCTCCTGAGTCAAAGCGGCAAATAACTTCTCTTTCTAGTTGTGAACAGTTCGCTCTGTTTGGCAGTCTCCGCAAAACCCTAACGAGTAATGCCCAATGGAATATTAAAGAGGTTCGCTTCACCGAGCGAGGTGAGGACATTGTTCTTTAG
- a CDS encoding MerR family transcriptional regulator, with translation MAREGGDCPVISDTATGRSIYYLKSNLLELAAMSYWLSVGLSFDIASTTLKKLKDQEPELFTSGKGKRFMLLSQVAGAIAGVPLAEPLEEKVSLELVEFDRKKAMSDDKPLRVYASLDKGQPVIPVWLDKIYQQQQQKLKA, from the coding sequence TTGGCGAGAGAGGGGGGTGATTGTCCTGTCATTAGTGATACTGCAACAGGACGTAGTATTTATTACTTAAAGTCTAATTTGCTGGAACTGGCTGCAATGTCATATTGGCTATCTGTGGGGTTAAGTTTTGACATAGCCAGCACCACGCTCAAAAAGCTGAAAGACCAAGAGCCAGAGCTATTTACTTCAGGTAAAGGTAAGCGGTTTATGTTGTTGTCCCAAGTTGCAGGAGCGATCGCCGGCGTGCCGTTGGCGGAGCCTCTCGAAGAGAAGGTATCGCTTGAGCTTGTGGAGTTTGACAGAAAAAAGGCGATGTCTGACGACAAGCCGCTACGCGTCTACGCATCTTTGGATAAAGGTCAGCCTGTGATTCCGGTGTGGTTGGATAAGATTTATCAGCAACAACAGCAAAAATTAAAAGCTTAA
- the rsmA gene encoding 16S rRNA (adenine(1518)-N(6)/adenine(1519)-N(6))-dimethyltransferase RsmA — protein sequence MIRPRKVFAQHWLKSEKALDAIIQAAECTESDDFANAKGERILEIGPGTGILTRRLLPLVQSLVAVEIDRDLCELLAKQLGKTENFLLLQGDFLTLDLPSHLVAFPNFQKPNKVVANIPYNITGPIIEKLLGTIANPNPEPFDSIVLLVQKEVAERLYAKPGSKAFGALSVRVQYLAECELICTVPAAAFHPPPKVDSAVVRLCPRKIEIAALDPRRLENFLKLGFGAKRKMLRNNLQSVIERDRLIHLLEQLKINPQARAEDLSVQQWVILANELGVKSEE from the coding sequence ATGATCCGACCGCGTAAGGTCTTTGCTCAGCATTGGCTCAAAAGTGAAAAGGCACTCGACGCGATTATTCAAGCAGCAGAGTGTACAGAAAGCGATGACTTTGCCAACGCCAAGGGCGAACGCATCCTGGAAATTGGGCCCGGTACCGGCATTCTGACTCGTCGTTTATTACCCCTAGTACAATCTCTGGTTGCAGTTGAAATAGACCGGGACTTATGCGAACTATTAGCAAAGCAACTGGGTAAGACTGAAAATTTTTTACTGCTGCAAGGCGATTTTCTCACCCTGGATTTACCATCTCATCTAGTAGCCTTTCCCAATTTCCAAAAGCCAAATAAAGTAGTAGCCAATATTCCTTACAACATTACAGGGCCAATCATCGAGAAACTACTGGGTACGATCGCCAACCCTAATCCCGAACCATTTGACTCAATAGTGTTACTCGTACAAAAAGAAGTAGCAGAAAGGTTGTATGCTAAACCAGGGTCAAAAGCCTTTGGAGCGTTGAGCGTGCGGGTACAGTATTTGGCTGAGTGTGAGTTAATTTGCACCGTTCCAGCGGCCGCATTCCATCCACCGCCAAAAGTTGATTCAGCAGTAGTACGATTATGTCCCAGAAAAATAGAAATAGCAGCACTTGACCCAAGACGGTTAGAGAACTTTTTAAAGTTAGGGTTTGGTGCCAAGCGCAAAATGTTACGAAATAATTTGCAATCTGTTATTGAACGCGATCGCCTGATCCACTTACTGGAACAATTAAAAATAAATCCCCAAGCCAGAGCCGAAGACCTCAGTGTTCAGCAATGGGTAATCCTAGCAAATGAGTTAGGAGTTAAAAGTGAGGAGTGA